From Streptomyces sp. CMB-StM0423, a single genomic window includes:
- a CDS encoding putative T7SS-secreted protein produces the protein MSTERDFPHLGFDPAPGDLDDLSTLVSLVGRVSGEGNSAHTEVNKIGASDGIWVGKAADKFGESVSEIPPYLKKALGSLDEAHRALSSWHTSLARFQATARRLESEAADAAGRVSTAQGAVDGLPADTEGMSDREKEDHEKEQKGKKRTLSDAQGELEDVRTRARTLNGEFNTEARSAAGRLREAADDAPPKPNWFERRINDLGNMLENAFASITDPDFWKAIGDFLADAAMVVGILALLGVPGLGWIGLALAGGALLFHGAAFLGGAEGVTWQTLAWDAAGVFAGFRAVKGMRLAKAGKDLKSAGTTIRTLGTDSLNAAKTLKNTAGFKAMASSFMRKPWKVKEGLQGLRTGAQNSLQAFREMRQSYRWIGKGDSMIRQGESMISSGRLKDLRWTQGGVGLSGGSNINGRYFFEDGAPWYGDWNTGDIPLVGTAPKVWDFVEPDRDLNRPLASAGTTFDSGISPGAGG, from the coding sequence GTGAGTACCGAGAGGGACTTTCCCCATCTGGGCTTCGACCCGGCCCCGGGTGATCTCGACGACCTGTCGACGCTGGTGTCGCTGGTGGGGAGGGTGAGCGGAGAGGGTAACTCCGCGCACACCGAGGTCAACAAGATCGGCGCCTCGGACGGCATCTGGGTCGGGAAGGCCGCCGACAAGTTCGGTGAGAGCGTCTCCGAGATACCGCCCTATTTGAAGAAGGCACTGGGTTCCCTCGACGAAGCACACCGGGCGCTCTCGTCATGGCACACGAGCCTGGCCCGCTTCCAGGCAACGGCCCGCCGCCTGGAGAGCGAAGCCGCGGATGCCGCCGGGCGGGTGAGTACGGCCCAGGGGGCGGTGGACGGTCTGCCGGCGGACACCGAGGGCATGTCCGACCGGGAGAAGGAAGACCACGAGAAGGAGCAGAAGGGCAAGAAGCGGACGCTGAGCGATGCGCAGGGTGAGCTGGAGGACGTTCGTACCCGTGCGCGCACGCTGAACGGTGAGTTCAATACTGAGGCCCGGTCCGCCGCCGGAAGGCTCCGGGAAGCCGCGGACGACGCCCCGCCGAAGCCCAACTGGTTCGAGCGGAGGATCAACGATCTCGGCAACATGCTGGAGAACGCCTTCGCCTCGATCACGGATCCCGACTTCTGGAAGGCCATCGGGGACTTCCTGGCCGATGCCGCGATGGTGGTCGGAATCCTGGCCCTCCTCGGCGTGCCCGGGCTCGGCTGGATCGGCCTCGCCCTGGCGGGTGGCGCGCTGCTGTTCCATGGGGCTGCCTTCCTCGGCGGCGCGGAGGGCGTGACGTGGCAGACCCTCGCCTGGGACGCGGCCGGGGTCTTCGCGGGGTTCCGCGCGGTGAAGGGGATGCGGCTGGCGAAGGCGGGCAAGGACCTCAAGAGTGCCGGCACCACCATCAGGACCCTGGGAACGGACAGCCTCAACGCGGCGAAGACCCTCAAGAACACAGCCGGCTTCAAGGCCATGGCGTCCAGCTTCATGCGCAAGCCGTGGAAGGTGAAGGAAGGGCTCCAGGGGCTGCGTACCGGCGCGCAGAACTCCCTGCAGGCGTTCCGGGAGATGCGGCAGTCGTACCGCTGGATCGGCAAGGGGGACAGCATGATCCGCCAGGGTGAGTCGATGATCTCGTCGGGACGGCTGAAGGACCTGAGGTGGACGCAGGGCGGTGTCGGCCTGTCCGGTGGTTCCAACATCAACGGCCGGTACTTCTTCGAGGACGGAGCGCCCTGGTACGGAGACTGGAACACGGGCGACATCCCCCTGGTCGGTACGGCGCCGAAAGTGTGGGATTTCGTGGAGCCCGACCGGGATCTCAACCGGCCGCTCGCGTCTGCCGGCACTACCTTCGACAGCGGGATATCCCCCGGGGCAGGGGGGTGA
- a CDS encoding Atu4866 domain-containing protein, translating to MSITDTGTVGWNPEALDEILANGEGRPVMFTNARILTMDPLIGTVSGADLLFVGSLVVGVGPAIISAAGDDNAIVVDCTGMTIAPAVVDTAALTGGRGQRSEYVATLTPGNSTDFLVVPDEDGTDVPAALATLFSRPQQVRALIAAGRPVLWAGADAPGRATAPQAGIPASPDLTGSPRVGVWIDVEGFLHQRLTADGRYDETRGGRPHAYQGRYWIDGDRIDYLDDLGFWAYGAFDDDELHHAGYVMRLG from the coding sequence ATGAGCATCACCGACACCGGCACCGTGGGCTGGAACCCCGAGGCCCTCGACGAGATCCTCGCGAACGGCGAGGGACGTCCCGTCATGTTCACCAACGCCCGCATCCTGACGATGGACCCGCTGATCGGGACCGTGTCCGGCGCCGACCTCCTGTTCGTCGGCTCCCTGGTCGTAGGGGTCGGCCCCGCCATCATCAGCGCGGCCGGCGACGACAACGCCATCGTCGTCGACTGCACCGGCATGACCATCGCCCCCGCCGTCGTCGACACCGCCGCACTGACCGGCGGCCGCGGACAGCGCTCCGAGTACGTCGCCACCCTCACTCCCGGCAACAGCACCGACTTCCTCGTCGTCCCCGACGAGGACGGCACGGACGTGCCCGCCGCCCTGGCCACCCTCTTCTCCCGGCCCCAGCAGGTCCGCGCCCTGATCGCGGCAGGCCGCCCCGTGCTGTGGGCCGGCGCCGACGCCCCCGGCCGGGCCACTGCTCCCCAGGCCGGCATCCCCGCCTCTCCCGACCTCACCGGCAGCCCCCGCGTAGGCGTCTGGATCGACGTCGAGGGCTTCCTCCACCAGAGGCTCACCGCCGACGGCCGCTACGACGAGACCCGCGGCGGACGCCCCCACGCCTACCAGGGCCGCTACTGGATCGACGGCGACCGCATCGACTACCTCGACGACCTCGGCTTCTGGGCCTACGGCGCATTCGACGACGACGAACTCCACCACGCCGGCTACGTCATGAGACTCGGCTGA
- a CDS encoding amidohydrolase family protein: protein MNVNDTTSPAVLEQLRRLPADRRRILFTGATVVTMDPGLGIIERGDVLIEGDTIATVGRELDARDAVVVDATGTILAPGFVDTHRHAWEAQLRRIMPDVDDLGAYVTATLAGYATVYRPEDMYIGTRLAALTAIDSGITTMLDFSHNSRTREHSDAAIEALADAGIRGVHASMGPHFGEWDRQWPGDLTRIKSRYFNGDDQLLTLRLATLATDEIAGPALAYGPDLARVAADLGVGVSVDAVFGLSGSEAVLRWAKDGILGPDVTLIHATGLTSDAWKAMGETGTTVALAPTSDAQIGLETAVPAVDEALAVGIRPGLSIDVEVALASDMFTQMRALHAIQRMRAVNAVYGTGGQPSRITTHDVLDFATLQGAHANGLAGVTGSLTPGKKADLLVIRAEDLNNMPLNDPIGTIVLGSDARNVSAVLVNGEPRKWDGRVLDVDLAALRDEVHASRAYVLHTPVA from the coding sequence ATGAACGTCAACGACACGACCAGCCCAGCCGTGCTCGAACAGCTCCGGCGTCTCCCCGCCGACCGGCGGCGCATCCTCTTCACCGGCGCGACCGTCGTCACCATGGACCCCGGCCTCGGGATCATCGAGCGCGGCGACGTTCTCATCGAGGGCGACACGATCGCTACGGTCGGCCGTGAGCTGGACGCGAGGGACGCCGTGGTCGTCGATGCCACCGGTACGATCCTCGCCCCCGGCTTCGTCGACACGCACCGGCACGCCTGGGAGGCCCAGTTGCGCCGGATCATGCCGGATGTCGACGACCTCGGCGCCTACGTCACGGCCACCCTGGCCGGCTACGCCACGGTCTACCGGCCCGAGGACATGTACATCGGCACCAGACTGGCCGCGCTGACCGCGATCGACAGTGGTATCACGACCATGCTCGACTTCTCCCACAACTCTCGCACCCGCGAGCACTCCGATGCCGCGATCGAGGCCCTCGCCGACGCCGGTATCCGCGGCGTGCACGCCTCCATGGGGCCGCACTTCGGCGAGTGGGACCGGCAGTGGCCCGGCGACCTGACCCGTATCAAGAGCCGGTACTTCAACGGCGACGACCAGTTGCTCACGCTGCGCCTGGCGACCCTGGCCACCGACGAGATCGCCGGACCCGCGCTCGCCTACGGTCCCGACCTCGCCCGTGTCGCCGCCGACTTGGGCGTAGGCGTGAGCGTGGACGCCGTGTTCGGCTTGTCCGGCTCCGAGGCGGTCCTGCGCTGGGCCAAGGACGGCATCCTCGGCCCCGACGTCACCCTCATCCACGCCACCGGACTGACCTCCGACGCCTGGAAGGCGATGGGCGAGACCGGCACGACCGTGGCCCTAGCCCCGACCTCCGACGCGCAGATCGGCCTGGAGACCGCGGTCCCCGCCGTCGACGAGGCGCTCGCCGTCGGCATCCGCCCCGGACTGAGCATCGACGTCGAAGTCGCCCTGGCCAGCGACATGTTCACGCAGATGCGGGCCCTGCACGCCATCCAGCGCATGCGCGCCGTCAACGCCGTCTACGGAACCGGCGGGCAGCCGTCACGCATCACCACCCACGACGTCCTCGACTTCGCCACCCTCCAGGGCGCCCACGCCAACGGCCTCGCCGGCGTCACCGGCTCCCTCACCCCGGGCAAGAAGGCCGACCTGCTGGTCATCCGGGCCGAGGACCTCAACAACATGCCGCTCAACGACCCGATCGGGACGATCGTGCTGGGCTCCGACGCCCGCAACGTCAGCGCCGTCCTCGTCAACGGCGAACCCCGCAAATGGGACGGACGGGTTCTCGACGTCGACCTGGCCGCCCTGCGCGACGAGGTGCACGCCTCGCGCGCGTACGTACTGCACACCCCGGTCGCCTGA
- a CDS encoding Na+/H+ antiporter produces MESLELIVVVAIGVLSMGWLSRRTGVSEPLLLLGAGCLVGLTPSFASFALSPDVVLFLFLPALLYWEALTSSTREIRTNFRSIALQSTGLVLVTAVAVAAVAHALGYDWPIAFVLGAVLAPTDAAAVSAVAKAMPRRILTVLRTESLLNDGTALVLLAVTIEVATDERPFSWSGTTIAFAESYAGGILIGAAIALLLVPIRLRLPEPLLHSVLSVATPFLAYLPAELLHVSGVLAVVTAGLVTSRFGPRVIGSGARVQAIAFWEVASYLLNSSLFLLVGIQLPAAVTALTSVTLAQATITGITVSVAVFGTRLAWFYSIPYLVRLLDRRPQQRERRINASQRLPLAWAGMRGAISLAAALTVPVATTEGHTVGQRDAVVFITAVVIVVTLTLLGPSLPAVVRRARFPEDEDKAAELALAHGHMSSAALRALPELAQRFEIPEADTLRIVQDIEDHTAAAPGTARRRERVRRLELALLQVKRATLTGLRDADRIDDIVLRTLQERLDAEELRLARELNHPMAETFRDDPEHS; encoded by the coding sequence ATGGAAAGCCTGGAATTGATCGTTGTCGTCGCCATCGGTGTCCTGTCGATGGGGTGGCTCTCGCGCCGCACGGGCGTGAGTGAGCCTCTGCTGCTGCTCGGCGCGGGCTGCCTCGTGGGACTGACACCGTCCTTCGCCTCGTTCGCGCTGTCTCCCGACGTCGTCCTGTTCCTCTTTCTGCCCGCCCTGCTGTACTGGGAGGCACTGACCTCCTCTACGCGCGAGATCCGCACCAACTTCCGCAGCATCGCCCTTCAGTCCACCGGGCTGGTCCTGGTCACCGCTGTCGCCGTAGCCGCCGTCGCCCACGCGCTGGGCTACGACTGGCCCATCGCCTTCGTCCTCGGCGCCGTCCTGGCCCCCACCGACGCCGCGGCCGTCTCCGCGGTGGCCAAGGCGATGCCGCGCCGCATCCTGACCGTGCTGCGCACCGAAAGCCTGCTCAACGATGGGACCGCACTGGTCCTGCTGGCGGTGACCATCGAGGTTGCCACCGACGAGCGGCCCTTCTCGTGGTCCGGCACGACGATCGCCTTCGCCGAGTCCTACGCCGGCGGAATCTTGATCGGTGCCGCCATCGCGCTGCTCCTGGTCCCCATCCGGCTCAGGCTGCCCGAACCGCTGCTGCACAGTGTGCTGAGCGTTGCCACGCCTTTCCTGGCCTACCTGCCGGCCGAGCTCCTGCACGTGTCCGGGGTCCTCGCCGTCGTCACCGCCGGCCTTGTCACCTCGCGGTTCGGCCCTCGCGTCATCGGTTCCGGCGCCCGCGTCCAGGCCATCGCCTTCTGGGAAGTGGCCAGCTACCTGCTCAACAGCTCGCTGTTCCTCCTCGTCGGCATCCAACTGCCCGCCGCAGTCACGGCTTTGACTTCAGTCACCCTGGCGCAGGCGACGATCACCGGCATCACCGTGAGTGTCGCGGTGTTCGGGACCCGGCTGGCGTGGTTCTACTCGATCCCCTATCTGGTCAGGTTGCTAGACCGGCGTCCTCAGCAGCGGGAGCGCCGTATCAACGCCTCACAGCGCCTGCCTCTGGCGTGGGCGGGGATGCGTGGCGCCATCTCCCTGGCAGCCGCACTGACCGTGCCCGTCGCGACCACCGAGGGACATACGGTCGGGCAACGCGACGCCGTCGTGTTCATCACGGCCGTCGTCATCGTTGTCACGCTGACGCTCCTCGGTCCCTCGCTGCCTGCCGTGGTCCGCCGGGCGCGCTTCCCCGAGGACGAGGACAAGGCCGCTGAACTCGCCCTCGCCCACGGCCACATGAGCAGTGCCGCGCTGCGGGCCCTGCCGGAGCTGGCACAGAGATTCGAGATCCCCGAAGCGGACACCCTCCGCATCGTCCAGGACATCGAAGACCACACAGCCGCCGCACCCGGCACCGCGCGCCGGCGCGAGCGCGTGCGACGACTCGAACTCGCCCTGCTCCAGGTCAAGCGCGCCACGCTCACCGGCCTGCGTGACGCCGACCGCATCGACGACATCGTCCTGCGCACCCTTCAGGAACGACTCGATGCGGAGGAGCTTCGCCTGGCCAGGGAGCTGAACCACCCAATGGCAGAGACTTTCCGGGACGACCCCGAGCACTCATAG
- a CDS encoding SDR family oxidoreductase — protein MMSAALLTGTPLDGRVAVVSGASSGMGAVTARRLAELGATVVVLARRKERLDSLVKDIEAAGGTALALAVDVTDRDAVQSAADQVAARFGKADLVFNNAGVQLISGIEELKVDEWQRQIDLNITGLMNVIAAFLPHLTDSAARGKPTDLINTSSIAATRILEKFSIYSGTKAYISHLTRLLRVELGPKMVRVATIEPGMVDTELPDHVTDPDASKLMADLIHDIDVLESADIAETVAFMAAVPRHVNLTEITIMPTAQAI, from the coding sequence GTGATGTCTGCTGCTCTGCTCACCGGCACGCCTCTGGACGGCCGCGTCGCCGTCGTCTCCGGCGCCTCCAGCGGCATGGGCGCCGTCACCGCCCGGCGCCTCGCCGAACTCGGCGCCACCGTGGTCGTACTGGCCCGGCGCAAGGAGCGCCTCGACAGCCTGGTCAAGGACATCGAGGCCGCCGGCGGCACCGCGCTCGCCCTGGCCGTCGACGTCACCGACCGCGACGCCGTCCAGAGCGCCGCCGACCAGGTCGCCGCCCGCTTCGGCAAGGCCGACCTCGTGTTCAACAACGCGGGCGTCCAGCTCATCTCCGGCATCGAGGAACTCAAGGTCGACGAGTGGCAGCGCCAGATCGACCTCAACATCACCGGTCTGATGAACGTCATCGCCGCCTTCCTCCCGCACCTGACGGACTCCGCCGCCCGCGGCAAGCCCACCGACCTGATCAACACCTCGTCCATCGCGGCCACCCGCATCCTGGAGAAGTTCTCCATCTACTCCGGCACCAAGGCGTACATCAGCCACCTCACCCGGCTGCTCCGCGTCGAACTCGGCCCGAAGATGGTCCGCGTGGCCACCATCGAACCCGGCATGGTCGACACCGAACTCCCCGACCACGTCACCGACCCCGACGCCTCCAAGCTGATGGCCGACCTCATCCACGACATCGACGTCCTTGAGAGCGCCGACATCGCGGAAACCGTCGCCTTCATGGCCGCTGTCCCGCGCCACGTCAACCTCACCGAGATCACCATCATGCCCACCGCCCAGGCCATCTGA
- a CDS encoding SDR family NAD(P)-dependent oxidoreductase, translated as MATWFVTGASRGIGAEIARAALAGGNDVVVAVRNPERVPDDLKNSDKVFAVALDVTDQDSIPKAVEAAVERFGGIDVLVNNAGRGLLGALEEITDAEARSLFDLNVFGLINVTRAVLPVMRNQGSGRLVHIGSRSGFEGEPGVSLYCASKFAVAGISEALSAEMAPFGIQSMVVEPGVFRTDFLDGSSLSVAADRIAEYDGTPAHVTLDWIDRANHAQLGDPVKGAALIVEAASAEKPPTHLYVGRDTLERLDVKYRQVQDDLAPWREKSAATAHDDAA; from the coding sequence ATGGCTACGTGGTTTGTCACCGGTGCCTCCCGCGGCATAGGTGCGGAAATCGCCCGCGCCGCTCTGGCAGGCGGAAACGACGTCGTGGTCGCCGTACGGAACCCGGAGCGTGTGCCGGACGATCTGAAGAACTCGGACAAGGTCTTCGCGGTCGCCCTCGACGTGACGGACCAGGACAGCATCCCGAAGGCGGTCGAGGCCGCCGTGGAGCGGTTCGGCGGCATCGACGTGCTGGTGAACAACGCCGGCCGCGGACTGCTCGGCGCGCTGGAGGAGATCACCGACGCGGAGGCCCGGTCGCTGTTCGACCTGAACGTGTTCGGCCTGATCAACGTGACCCGCGCCGTGCTGCCCGTCATGCGCAATCAGGGCTCGGGCCGGCTGGTGCACATCGGTTCCCGCTCCGGTTTCGAGGGCGAGCCCGGTGTCAGCCTGTACTGCGCGTCGAAGTTCGCCGTCGCGGGCATCAGCGAGGCGCTCTCCGCCGAGATGGCCCCGTTCGGGATCCAGTCGATGGTGGTCGAGCCGGGTGTGTTCCGTACCGACTTCCTCGACGGCAGTTCCCTGTCGGTCGCCGCGGACCGCATCGCCGAATACGACGGCACGCCCGCGCACGTGACGCTGGACTGGATCGACCGGGCCAACCACGCCCAGCTCGGCGACCCCGTCAAGGGCGCCGCGCTCATCGTGGAGGCGGCCTCCGCCGAGAAGCCGCCCACCCACCTCTACGTCGGGCGCGACACCCTGGAGCGGCTGGACGTCAAGTACCGGCAGGTGCAGGACGACCTCGCCCCGTGGCGCGAGAAGTCCGCCGCCACCGCCCACGACGACGCCGCCTGA
- a CDS encoding helix-turn-helix transcriptional regulator: MHPPSAEPCPAFSAYLGSMDNDTPPDPVGGLGRFLRSCRERLTPAAAGLSAASRRKVPGLRRDEVATLAGVSLSYYTRLEQGRELSPSPRVLEALARALQLGDEDKGKLFRLARPAARRTRSPSRVEKVRPHLRQLIESWTRTPAFIIGHAQDLLDTNALAGALYHDFAQHDNVLRMLFLDPAAKSFHRNPERARHRAVADLQQAAAGTPEDPRILELVGELSVHSSEFRSLWAREYARVPPYDVEQVHHSVVGDLKLRHEALAIRSAPGQQLIILQAEPGSPSADGLALLGSLSAPDVPHG, encoded by the coding sequence ATGCACCCACCGTCGGCAGAACCGTGCCCGGCGTTCTCCGCCTACCTTGGCAGCATGGACAACGACACACCCCCTGATCCGGTTGGAGGGCTGGGTCGGTTCCTCCGCTCCTGCAGAGAACGCCTCACTCCTGCCGCGGCAGGACTGTCCGCCGCGAGCCGGCGAAAGGTGCCCGGCCTGCGGCGCGACGAGGTCGCGACACTCGCAGGTGTCAGCCTCAGCTACTACACCCGACTCGAACAAGGCCGGGAACTCAGCCCCTCACCCCGGGTACTGGAGGCCCTTGCCCGCGCGCTGCAACTCGGGGACGAGGACAAGGGGAAGCTCTTCCGGCTAGCCCGGCCGGCGGCCCGCCGCACGAGGTCCCCTTCCCGGGTCGAGAAGGTACGCCCGCACCTGCGGCAACTGATCGAGAGCTGGACCAGGACGCCGGCCTTCATCATCGGGCACGCCCAGGACCTCCTGGACACCAACGCGCTGGCCGGCGCTCTCTACCATGACTTCGCACAGCACGACAACGTGCTGCGCATGCTCTTCCTGGACCCCGCGGCGAAGTCCTTCCACCGGAATCCGGAGCGAGCCCGGCATCGTGCGGTCGCCGACCTTCAGCAGGCCGCAGCCGGCACCCCGGAGGATCCCCGCATCCTGGAACTGGTCGGCGAACTGTCGGTGCACAGCAGCGAGTTCCGCTCCCTCTGGGCACGCGAGTACGCCCGGGTCCCGCCCTACGACGTCGAGCAGGTGCACCACTCGGTCGTCGGAGACCTGAAACTGCGGCACGAGGCCCTCGCCATCCGCAGCGCTCCGGGACAGCAGCTCATCATCCTCCAGGCCGAGCCGGGCTCTCCCTCCGCCGACGGGCTGGCCCTGCTGGGTTCCCTCAGCGCACCCGACGTGCCCCACGGGTAG
- a CDS encoding helix-turn-helix transcriptional regulator, translated as MSNGTPLGDFLRARREALKPHDVGLPEHGRRRVPGLRREEVALLAGVSSDYYIRLEQGRENSPSSQVLDAVAQALKLDAESTDHLNRLCLTASQRPRDWSDTDVSQQLLQLMDGWEHTPAFVVGPALDIMAANSLATILHSGFEKFDNLARMVFADPAGREFYQEWERAAHSCVAEIRAAYGHDPESARIAEVVAELSARSEGFAEIWRLHDVKSKSQEGKHLKHPQVGDLHITFAAFTVNGAPHQQVVVYQAEPASPTAAAFETLRAMATRPRDARTAVPVAEPAGEGYSSPGRA; from the coding sequence ATGAGCAATGGGACGCCTCTGGGTGATTTCCTGCGAGCCCGCCGAGAAGCCCTGAAGCCACACGACGTCGGTCTGCCCGAACACGGGCGGCGCAGGGTTCCGGGGCTGCGCAGAGAGGAAGTGGCGCTGCTCGCCGGAGTCAGCTCCGACTACTACATCAGGCTGGAACAGGGGCGTGAGAACAGCCCCTCGTCACAGGTCCTCGACGCCGTGGCGCAGGCCCTGAAACTGGACGCGGAGTCCACCGACCATCTCAACCGCCTCTGCCTCACCGCGTCACAACGCCCCCGCGACTGGAGCGATACGGACGTCAGCCAGCAGTTGTTGCAACTGATGGACGGATGGGAGCACACTCCGGCCTTCGTCGTCGGTCCGGCCCTCGATATCATGGCGGCCAACTCCCTCGCCACCATCCTCCACAGTGGGTTCGAGAAGTTCGACAACCTCGCCCGCATGGTGTTCGCCGACCCCGCCGGGCGTGAGTTCTACCAGGAATGGGAGCGTGCCGCGCACTCCTGCGTCGCCGAGATCAGGGCCGCCTACGGGCACGACCCCGAATCGGCCCGTATCGCCGAAGTCGTAGCGGAACTGTCCGCCCGGAGCGAGGGGTTCGCTGAAATCTGGCGGCTGCACGACGTCAAAAGCAAGTCCCAAGAGGGAAAGCATCTCAAGCACCCACAGGTCGGAGACCTGCACATCACATTCGCGGCGTTCACCGTCAACGGGGCTCCGCACCAGCAAGTGGTGGTCTATCAAGCCGAACCGGCCAGCCCGACGGCAGCCGCCTTCGAGACGCTGAGGGCCATGGCCACCCGGCCGAGGGACGCCCGGACGGCGGTCCCCGTGGCCGAGCCGGCGGGAGAGGGTTACAGCTCGCCGGGGCGGGCGTAG
- a CDS encoding dinucleotide-binding protein yields MKITVIGRGRVGGGLAALWTGAGHEVTAFGREGGDATGADVVVVAVPGSSIDDALARVSGLGGQVTVDACNLYEQRDDDFPSLSHRIQSIVGGPTAKSFSTNFAAAYAEIGKQRVRPGNLFAADPGARDVTERLIVDAGYEPVFIGDLDPGARLLEDSSGLTRALAGRLGPFFYRYARPGEL; encoded by the coding sequence ATGAAGATCACGGTGATCGGGCGAGGCAGAGTGGGTGGCGGCCTCGCCGCGTTGTGGACGGGAGCGGGACACGAGGTGACGGCATTCGGCCGCGAGGGTGGTGACGCCACGGGCGCGGACGTCGTCGTTGTCGCGGTCCCCGGATCCTCGATCGACGACGCGCTGGCCCGGGTTTCCGGCCTCGGCGGCCAGGTCACCGTCGACGCGTGCAACCTGTACGAGCAGCGCGACGACGACTTCCCCTCGCTGTCCCACCGGATCCAGTCGATCGTCGGCGGTCCCACGGCGAAGTCGTTCTCCACGAACTTCGCCGCCGCGTACGCGGAGATCGGCAAACAGCGGGTACGACCGGGCAACCTGTTCGCCGCCGACCCTGGCGCCCGCGACGTAACGGAGCGGCTGATCGTGGACGCCGGCTACGAACCGGTGTTCATTGGCGACCTCGACCCGGGTGCCCGGCTGCTGGAGGACAGCTCGGGCCTGACCAGGGCACTCGCCGGTCGACTCGGCCCCTTCTTCTACCGCTACGCCCGCCCCGGCGAGCTGTAA